Proteins encoded within one genomic window of Thalassophryne amazonica chromosome 23, fThaAma1.1, whole genome shotgun sequence:
- the LOC117505261 gene encoding P2Y purinoceptor 3-like, with product MLIMASRAGAAPNISNFILHDFLNSTTPPPSLSARPSPSSCSIDESYKYIFLPICYSFTFIFSISLNSIVLYRSFRQTKRWNASLIYMVNLASTDFMYGLSLPFLVASYIMRDRWVFGDFMCRLVRFLFYFNLYCSIFFLTCISVHRYLGICHPMKIITLETKKAVKCTCVLVWIVVFALTCPIFRFAQTGHVTRLTRIWGNGTNAGKPMDELSLVNANASHGNWGLVIEEYQNCWDDAIDKEFSDYVPYGIILHLVGFFLPFSIIAWCYSHVVLTIFRTLHSEPLPNRGQRQGENDEIARGETSNVGIVGRRGSNGLGRDEGISIFLGVQSPYAHRRRKSIKTIITITLLFALCFFPFHVTRTIFLLLKVTKGVPCHTMTMFSMCYKITRPLVSFNAWLNALLYFLTKDKGGGHCCQAVNTSTQQDGGVLWPLRMKGKAEDGGEIEMEERINIKENKGIPNSPTYMKQSPQKVRYIVE from the coding sequence ATGCTTATCATGGCCTCCAGAGCTGGAGCTGCTCCCAACATAAGTAACTTCATCCTACATGACTTCCTCAACTCCACCACACCTCCTCCCTCACTCTCCGCCAGGCCTTCACCTTCGTCTTGCAGCATAGATGAGTCCTATAAGTACATCTTCCTCCCCATCTGTTACTCATTCACATTCATCTTCAGCATTTCTCTCAACTCCATTGTCCTCTACCGTTCTTTTCGCCAGACGAAGCGCTGGAATGCTTCATTGATCTACATGGTCAACCTGGCCTCCACAGACTTCATGTATGGCCTGTCTCTGCCGTTTCTTGTTGCTAGCTACATCATGCGTGACCGCTGGGTCTTTGGGGACTTCATGTGCCGACTGGTCCGTTTTCTCTTCTACTTCAACCTGTACTGTTCCATCTTCTTCCTCACATGCATTTCTGTCCACAGGTACCTTGGTATCTGCCACCCAATGAAAATAATTACACTGGAGACCAAGAAGGCGGTTAAGTGCACATGTGTCCTGGTTTGGATAGTCGTCTTTGCTCTAACTTGCCCTATCTTCCGATTTGCACAGACTGGTCATGTGACACGATTAACAAGGATATGGGGCAATGGAACCAATGCCGGCAAACCTATGGATGAGCTATCACTGGTGAATGCCAACGCCAGCCATGGTAACTGGGGACTTGTCATTGAGGAGTACCAGAACTGTTGGGATGATGCCATAGATAAGGAGTTTTCGGATTATGTGCCGTATGGAATCATACTCCATTTGGTGGGCTTTTTTCTGCCATTTTCCATAATTGCTTGGTGTTACTCTCACGTAGTTCTGACCATATTTAGGACATTGCACTCTGAGCCTTTACCCAACAGAGGTCAACGACAAGGAGAGAATGACGAAATTGCACGTGGAGAGACAAGTAATGTTGGAATTGTTGGAAGAAGAGGAAGCAATGGACTGGGAAGAGATGAAGGTATTTCCATTTTCCTTGGGGTCCAGTCCCCATACGCCCATCGCAGGCGCAAATCTATCaagaccatcatcaccatcacactCCTGTTTGCACTCTGCTTCTTCCCCTTCCATGTGACGAGAACCATCTTCCTCCTGCTTAAAGTGACTAAAGGTGTCCCCTGTCACACTATGACCATGTTCTCCATGTGCTACAAGATCACTCGGCCTCTGGTGTCATTTAACGCGTGGCTCAATGCCCTGCTTTACTTTCTGACTAAAGACAAGGGGGGCGGCCACTGTTGCCAGGCAGTGAACACGTCCACTCAACAGGATGGTGGAGTTCTCTGGCCACTGAGAATGAAGGGGAAAGCAGAGGATggaggagagattgagatggaAGAAAGAATCAACATTAAGGAGAATAAAGGAATTCCCAACAGTCCAACTTACATGAAGCAGTCGCCTCAGAAAGTCCGATATATAGTTGAGTGA